One stretch of Candidatus Latescibacter sp. DNA includes these proteins:
- a CDS encoding FAD-linked oxidase C-terminal domain-containing protein, with amino-acid sequence MIRSEVIRELEQAVGAENVSADPNDLIAYSYDSQPEKGMADAMVLVSSVSEIAAVVKIAVRRKIPLVARGAGSGLTGGSVPERGGIVLNLERMNRILRIDVEDRIGYLQPGVITADFQKEAARKGLFYPPEPASSQHSTIGGNVAESAGGLTCVKYGLTKQFVAGLEFVTASGEIVRTGVYSDRETPFDVGVLMIGSEGTLGIVTEVAMRLIPLPEAKRTMLALFRTLDETVRASNAVLSSGVEPTVLEFMDKSCIDTVCEYAGVEIPEGTGALLLIELDGDEEYLALAEARVMGVLGKLNPVELKSAKNSEERDALWKLRKSISPAIARIAPLKFNEDICVPLSRIPEMCTFVEELGKRRDVRVVSFGHSGDGNLHINFMTSLKRPEEVSRVKLAVEELFREAVRMGGTLSGEHGIGMMKRPYLRIAMDGATIEFEKKVKRALDPVDVFNPGKIFPE; translated from the coding sequence ATGATACGATCTGAAGTAATCCGTGAACTGGAACAGGCGGTCGGCGCGGAAAACGTCTCTGCCGACCCGAACGATCTGATTGCCTATTCCTACGACAGCCAGCCGGAGAAGGGGATGGCTGATGCCATGGTATTGGTATCCAGCGTCTCCGAAATCGCGGCTGTGGTTAAAATAGCCGTCCGCCGTAAAATCCCCCTTGTGGCGCGGGGAGCGGGCAGCGGCCTGACCGGAGGGTCGGTGCCGGAACGCGGCGGTATCGTGCTCAATCTCGAACGCATGAACCGTATCCTCCGTATCGATGTGGAGGATCGCATCGGCTACCTGCAGCCGGGGGTGATCACCGCCGACTTCCAGAAAGAAGCCGCCCGCAAAGGCCTCTTCTATCCGCCGGAACCGGCGTCTTCCCAGCATTCTACCATCGGGGGGAATGTGGCCGAATCCGCCGGGGGGCTGACCTGCGTAAAATACGGTCTCACCAAGCAGTTTGTGGCCGGGCTGGAATTTGTCACCGCCTCAGGCGAGATCGTACGCACCGGAGTCTATTCCGACCGTGAGACGCCGTTCGATGTGGGAGTTCTCATGATCGGCTCCGAGGGCACCCTCGGCATCGTCACCGAAGTGGCGATGCGCCTGATTCCCCTTCCCGAGGCAAAGCGGACCATGCTCGCCCTGTTCCGCACTCTTGATGAAACTGTCCGGGCATCCAATGCGGTGCTTTCTTCCGGGGTGGAGCCGACAGTGCTGGAGTTCATGGACAAAAGCTGCATCGACACCGTGTGCGAATACGCCGGAGTGGAGATTCCAGAAGGAACAGGCGCGCTCCTGCTCATCGAGCTGGACGGCGACGAAGAATACCTCGCCCTGGCGGAGGCCAGGGTCATGGGCGTACTGGGGAAACTTAATCCGGTGGAGCTTAAAAGCGCCAAAAATTCCGAAGAGCGTGACGCCCTATGGAAGCTCCGGAAGTCCATCTCTCCGGCAATTGCCCGCATCGCGCCGCTCAAGTTCAACGAGGATATCTGCGTGCCGCTCTCGCGTATTCCCGAGATGTGCACCTTTGTGGAAGAACTGGGGAAACGCCGCGATGTGCGGGTGGTTTCCTTTGGTCATTCCGGCGACGGCAACCTGCACATCAATTTCATGACCAGTTTGAAGCGCCCCGAGGAGGTCTCGCGGGTCAAGCTGGCGGTCGAGGAACTCTTCCGCGAGGCGGTTCGCATGGGCGGCACCCTTTCCGGCGAGCACGGTATCGGGATGATGAAGCGGCCATACCTAAGAATCGCGATGGACGGGGCGACCATTGAGTTCGAGAAGAAGGTCAAGCGCGCCCTCGACCCGGTGGATGTGTTCAATCCCGGTAAGATATTCCCGGAGTGA
- the coaD gene encoding pantetheine-phosphate adenylyltransferase encodes MKLAIYPGTFDPITRGHMDVITRAIRIFDRLVVAVAENPSKKPLFSFEERINLARQVLESMEDCDRVEVAGFQNLTVDFARSIGASAIIRGLRAVSDFEYELQIALTNRKLALDIESVFLMPSVEYIYLNSSVVKQVAKHGGDVRSFVPEIVMEKLEEKFKKMKLKSKKKSEP; translated from the coding sequence GTGAAACTGGCAATTTACCCGGGGACTTTTGATCCCATTACCAGGGGGCATATGGATGTAATCACCAGGGCCATTCGAATCTTTGACCGGCTTGTGGTGGCGGTAGCGGAAAATCCGTCCAAGAAGCCGCTTTTCAGTTTTGAAGAGAGAATAAATCTGGCGCGGCAGGTGTTGGAAAGCATGGAGGACTGTGACCGTGTTGAGGTTGCAGGATTCCAGAACCTGACCGTGGACTTTGCCCGTTCTATCGGTGCATCTGCAATCATCCGCGGACTTAGGGCAGTATCGGATTTCGAGTACGAGCTCCAGATCGCGCTCACCAACCGTAAACTGGCGCTGGATATCGAGAGCGTGTTTCTGATGCCCTCGGTGGAATATATCTATCTCAATTCCTCGGTCGTTAAACAGGTCGCCAAGCATGGAGGCGATGTCCGTAGTTTCGTCCCGGAAATTGTGATGGAAAAACTTGAGGAAAAGTTTAAAAAAATGAAGCTGAAAAGCAAAAAGAAGTCTGAACCTTGA
- the pilM gene encoding pilus assembly protein PilM, translating into MAKGIGIRYSMKGLRALETERSESGLSITRIAAAPIHEDAGSFLARHGFEADTPVAVSLGPGDFLSVYMIREENMDDKDMESHLKWEVQQKMISEQFEYNYDFVAGNSAAYMFAGRKALINSLKNLFSQVITDVEPVALLNGCEGAGEIDLETHHGVSLLISTEAEGISSIVLHDGNPAAVESFPLQLSEYAEKMPGLDFDGSEKNDSENSRQFVKYIGSSVNRLTSRGEDKKKPTPQRLILAGGGVYLDDLAEQIEREIGISTSVSNPFRSLKVDFAVEKSPLESFGAAFTTCFGLALRAMEG; encoded by the coding sequence TTGGCTAAGGGAATCGGCATTCGATACAGCATGAAAGGGCTTCGCGCCCTGGAAACGGAACGTTCGGAAAGCGGTTTATCCATTACCCGGATTGCTGCCGCTCCCATTCACGAAGACGCAGGCTCATTTCTGGCAAGGCACGGGTTTGAGGCGGATACCCCGGTCGCAGTCAGTCTTGGACCCGGCGATTTCCTCTCCGTATACATGATCCGTGAGGAAAACATGGATGACAAGGACATGGAAAGTCATTTAAAATGGGAAGTCCAGCAGAAAATGATCTCGGAACAGTTTGAATACAACTATGATTTTGTTGCGGGAAACTCTGCGGCGTACATGTTCGCAGGCCGTAAGGCGCTTATCAACTCGCTGAAAAATTTATTTAGCCAGGTTATAACCGATGTGGAACCGGTCGCGCTTTTGAACGGCTGCGAAGGGGCGGGAGAAATCGATTTAGAGACACACCACGGTGTGTCTCTCCTGATTTCAACCGAGGCGGAAGGTATTTCCTCGATCGTTCTCCATGACGGTAATCCGGCGGCTGTGGAATCATTTCCCTTACAACTGAGTGAGTATGCGGAAAAGATGCCCGGCCTTGATTTCGACGGCTCGGAAAAAAACGACAGTGAGAATTCCAGGCAGTTTGTCAAATATATCGGCAGCTCTGTAAACAGGCTTACCTCGCGTGGTGAAGACAAGAAAAAACCTACCCCGCAGCGCCTGATTCTTGCTGGCGGCGGTGTATATCTCGATGACCTTGCCGAACAGATTGAAAGAGAAATCGGCATCAGTACTTCTGTTTCGAATCCTTTCCGGTCTCTCAAGGTGGATTTCGCAGTGGAGAAATCGCCCCTTGAGAGCTTTGGGGCTGCCTTTACCACCTGTTTCGGTTTGGCGCTCCGGGCCATGGAGGGATAG
- a CDS encoding ComEA family DNA-binding protein, translated as MALFTRRDRIAIACISALILAGWGVRLLLLPKAPQDVRIIRGAVSPPALFNPADSLAAKKAGESLLIDINAADAALLETLPMIGPVKAADIIQYREQHGRFLKPSDIMKVKGIGPGTYEKIEKRITAGNP; from the coding sequence ATGGCCCTTTTTACACGCCGCGACCGGATAGCCATCGCCTGCATCTCCGCTCTCATACTGGCCGGGTGGGGTGTCAGGCTTCTCCTGCTTCCAAAAGCACCGCAGGATGTCCGGATAATTCGCGGAGCAGTGAGTCCCCCGGCGTTATTCAATCCGGCGGATTCCCTTGCGGCGAAAAAAGCTGGAGAATCCCTCCTGATAGATATTAACGCCGCCGATGCCGCTCTTCTCGAAACCCTGCCCATGATCGGCCCGGTCAAAGCCGCCGACATCATCCAGTACCGTGAACAGCACGGCCGATTTTTAAAACCCTCCGACATCATGAAAGTAAAAGGGATCGGTCCGGGAACCTACGAAAAAATAGAGAAACGCATTACGGCGGGAAACCCGTAG
- a CDS encoding PilN domain-containing protein: protein MLKLNLSGVMDEETQRAASEQNPHDPAALRAKKETGKKIPLTDKEIPKAEIPQTPPLSEKKRKGTGFRIKKRPLIIGLIILLVLGLGYFRGGYFLKLFSPQKQKTSAVSPPAAKQKGNAVPAVTPSSQTKPVSSADSSAKKAKPSSAAAVTADDLVLVTLDRIGEAAPSHVWLTEAEVRVDGVYDIKGMSFSYAAMDSFVTALESIGSVTGKDIPKVSKSPDTVYTFSVSGKLSGAKTSEILDVIPPRTLASLGDSLKFLAEREGSVALKFPKTGQTIQDNDLPFQVEGSYSGMKKMLGGLTANSKNRIYRLVIRPAGNGGGFNRIRASFSLRTVSSI, encoded by the coding sequence ATGCTGAAACTCAATCTCTCCGGTGTAATGGATGAAGAGACTCAGCGCGCTGCGTCTGAACAGAATCCACACGATCCTGCAGCTCTGCGCGCTAAAAAAGAAACCGGTAAAAAAATACCCCTTACCGATAAAGAAATACCCAAAGCGGAGATTCCCCAAACACCCCCTCTCTCTGAAAAAAAGAGGAAAGGAACAGGATTCCGGATAAAGAAACGCCCTCTTATTATCGGACTGATTATTCTTCTCGTTTTGGGGCTTGGGTATTTTCGCGGCGGATATTTCCTGAAGCTGTTCTCTCCGCAAAAACAGAAAACCAGCGCAGTTTCTCCGCCGGCTGCAAAACAAAAAGGCAATGCCGTTCCGGCAGTAACTCCATCCAGTCAGACAAAACCGGTTTCTTCCGCCGATTCTTCGGCCAAAAAAGCAAAACCCTCATCGGCGGCCGCGGTAACAGCGGATGATCTGGTGCTTGTGACTCTGGACCGTATCGGCGAGGCAGCCCCTTCCCATGTCTGGCTGACCGAAGCGGAGGTTCGTGTTGACGGCGTCTATGACATAAAAGGAATGTCATTTTCCTATGCGGCCATGGATTCGTTTGTGACCGCATTGGAGAGCATAGGCTCGGTCACGGGGAAGGACATTCCGAAAGTATCCAAATCCCCTGATACTGTGTATACTTTCTCTGTTTCAGGGAAACTGAGCGGGGCCAAGACATCGGAAATTCTGGATGTCATCCCGCCGAGAACCCTTGCCTCACTGGGGGATTCTCTGAAATTTCTGGCAGAACGGGAGGGTTCAGTCGCACTGAAGTTCCCTAAAACAGGCCAGACAATCCAGGATAATGATCTCCCCTTTCAGGTAGAGGGATCGTATTCCGGCATGAAAAAGATGCTTGGCGGACTGACCGCCAACAGCAAAAACAGGATTTACCGGCTGGTAATACGGCCTGCGGGAAACGGCGGCGGCTTTAACCGGATCAGGGCGTCTTTCTCGCTCCGGACCGTTTCCTCGATTTGA
- a CDS encoding M28 family peptidase, with translation MGKAGILAVVIPIPAILCILSCGGSSAPAAGTPSFDSARAFGYLERQVSFGPRVPGTKAHDDALAWITATLRELTPQIGAQPFRDVFSGSEADMQNIMVSFYPENGRRILLCAHWDSRPHADQDPDPAKREEAVPGANDGASGVAVLLEVAHALKQGETLRKKPPVGVDIVFFDGEDGGSDGKEETWLLGSRYFARIMPSSFKPSYAVLLDMIGDRDLSLSREKNSREGAPDVWNKIMEQCRKLNIAVDSSEISILDDHVPLIERGIPAVDLIDFNYPFWHTVSDTPDKCSAASLGKIGTLLLNLIYEE, from the coding sequence ATGGGGAAAGCTGGTATTTTAGCGGTAGTCATTCCGATACCGGCCATCCTTTGCATCCTTTCCTGCGGGGGATCGTCCGCCCCTGCGGCGGGGACGCCCTCTTTCGATTCCGCCCGTGCGTTTGGATACCTGGAGCGTCAGGTTTCGTTCGGCCCCCGTGTGCCCGGAACGAAAGCCCATGATGACGCCCTTGCATGGATAACCGCGACTCTCCGTGAATTAACTCCCCAGATAGGCGCCCAGCCGTTCCGGGATGTTTTTTCCGGCAGCGAGGCGGACATGCAGAACATCATGGTCTCCTTCTACCCGGAAAACGGTCGCCGGATACTCCTCTGCGCCCACTGGGACAGCCGTCCCCATGCCGACCAGGACCCGGACCCCGCAAAACGTGAGGAGGCGGTCCCCGGCGCGAATGACGGCGCAAGTGGGGTCGCAGTTCTTCTCGAGGTCGCTCATGCTCTCAAACAGGGTGAAACCCTTCGCAAGAAACCGCCGGTGGGTGTGGATATAGTCTTTTTCGACGGCGAGGATGGAGGCTCCGACGGAAAGGAGGAAACATGGCTTCTGGGCTCGCGGTACTTCGCCAGGATCATGCCATCATCGTTCAAGCCTTCCTATGCTGTTCTCCTGGATATGATCGGCGACAGGGACCTTTCTCTTTCGAGGGAAAAAAATTCCAGAGAGGGCGCTCCCGATGTCTGGAATAAAATTATGGAGCAGTGCCGGAAATTGAACATCGCGGTAGATTCCTCCGAAATCAGCATCCTTGATGACCATGTGCCGCTCATCGAGAGGGGGATTCCGGCAGTGGACCTGATCGATTTCAACTATCCGTTCTGGCATACCGTCTCCGATACACCCGACAAGTGTTCCGCAGCCAGTCTCGGTAAAATCGGGACACTCCTCCTGAATCTGATCTATGAGGAATAA
- the rsmD gene encoding 16S rRNA (guanine(966)-N(2))-methyltransferase RsmD, with protein MRIIAGNLRGRKLKAPRGLATRPVLARVREALFNVLGSLEGLRVLDLFAGTGAIGLEALSRGAYSAVFVDSGAEQCAAILSNLTALGIEGEVNRSDVNRALDRFNMMGRTFDFVFADPPYEQGMGSMTVVKVCESGILAPAGVMAVTVRKTEELPLKAGTCRMIFDRRYGDTRLAMYGRKEDEGSLKPKAQGPKGKNV; from the coding sequence ATGAGAATCATCGCCGGAAATCTGCGGGGGAGAAAATTGAAAGCTCCCAGAGGGCTTGCCACCCGGCCTGTGCTGGCCAGGGTCCGCGAAGCCCTTTTTAATGTGCTGGGCAGCCTTGAGGGTTTACGGGTGCTCGATCTTTTTGCCGGCACAGGCGCCATTGGACTGGAGGCGCTTTCCCGAGGGGCGTATTCCGCAGTTTTTGTGGATTCCGGCGCTGAACAATGTGCAGCCATCCTCTCGAATCTCACTGCTCTAGGAATTGAGGGTGAAGTGAATCGCTCCGATGTGAACCGGGCGCTGGACAGATTCAACATGATGGGAAGGACATTCGATTTCGTGTTCGCGGACCCTCCCTATGAACAGGGTATGGGCAGTATGACCGTAGTTAAAGTTTGCGAGAGCGGAATACTTGCGCCCGCCGGGGTCATGGCGGTGACAGTGCGGAAAACGGAAGAGCTTCCCCTTAAGGCGGGTACATGCCGGATGATATTCGACCGGCGGTATGGCGATACAAGGCTTGCGATGTATGGAAGGAAAGAGGATGAAGGCAGCCTAAAACCCAAGGCCCAAGGCCCAAAGGGAAAGAATGTCTGA